The sequence GGCACCATCTCTGCTCCACAAGAATATCCTATGGAAATCTACAATGGTGGGATCATTTCAAATAACTTTACCTATCCTTTTGATGCAATTTGGGGTACGCAAAATACGGGTTGGGGAAATGAAGGCTCAAAAATGAATGTTGCGACTAAAAAGATGGAAATTCCTCACCAGTTAGAGTTTACATGGTATTCTTTAGTTGAAGAAAAATTCTACACCGGAAAATGGAATTTAGATAAAATAAAGATCGAACAATTATTTAAAGAAGGTTTTATAGATACAGATACCGGAAAAAAACAAACCTATACAACATTCAAAATAGGATTGGCTCCCAAAGGGAAACTTGTTTTGTGGGTGAATGCACCGGGAGTTCAGAAAGAAATAGGCAGTTTTCAGGCTCATGATACTATTATTACAAAGTCACAAGCTTATGAAAATGCACAGTATATGTTTGAAAATGATTATGCTAAAGAGCGTTTAAAAAGTGATTTTCTAATGACTTCCGAAGTTAAAAACAGGTTAAGTACTTCAGGCTATCCAGATCCGTCTATTTATGAAAATTTCAGAAAGAAATATTCATGGAAACCTGTAGTAGAACTGCCATCAGGTTTTAAGATTAAGAAAATATTTTTCATGGCTTGCAACGGAGAATATGATACTTACGCTGAAAACCAGGATAAAAAAGCAA is a genomic window of Chryseobacterium scophthalmum containing:
- a CDS encoding DUF2931 family protein; translation: MEEKYNWSGTISAPQEYPMEIYNGGIISNNFTYPFDAIWGTQNTGWGNEGSKMNVATKKMEIPHQLEFTWYSLVEEKFYTGKWNLDKIKIEQLFKEGFIDTDTGKKQTYTTFKIGLAPKGKLVLWVNAPGVQKEIGSFQAHDTIITKSQAYENAQYMFENDYAKERLKSDFLMTSEVKNRLSTSGYPDPSIYENFRKKYSWKPVVELPSGFKIKKIFFMACNGEYDTYAENQDKKAIPYYLSIVISDFAGKELGANLFFTKDEKYYEENVLKGNNVLPTDFDLTDMYKTFTSFSQTEPVDIIIKVNPENKSADVSLKQKENSIQLKNFISKIY